One Cryptomeria japonica chromosome 9, Sugi_1.0, whole genome shotgun sequence genomic window carries:
- the LOC131044487 gene encoding 3-ketoacyl-CoA synthase 1: protein MKHWVGFVCLLLLLLRKSSVLLQLSVAAAAAALGWLLLQRRRRECYLVDFTCYKPPAERQANAELSIYFSISTEPTIPENLKFQWRVFLRSGVGEETSLARFFFNDGMVATMEEARVEMEECFIATADELFARTGVTPQDIDIVIVTVSTFTAAPSHAAVIANHYKMKESVKTFNLSGMGCSAGVLAVNMAKDLLLVNPDSYALILSTENMTVNSIYPGNDRSFMLTNSLFRVGGAALLISNKPQDAGRAELRLLHSLRTNLAADDEAYDSVFMTEDDDGVYGLRLRPSLYSVAAKAVANNLATLGPKVLPLREQLYYAYNWLCIKLFKINVEPYIPNFKLAFQHFCIHPGGRAVISGIGKSMKLSDDDLEASRMALFRFGNTSSSGVWYEMAYLHAKGRLKVGERVLQIALGSGFKCNTAVWEVVREKHRLERSCWDECLHRYPCDTKKNYTDDFCDQWLSRVTPMQPTSNVLDTDTT, encoded by the coding sequence ATGAAGCATTGGGTTGGTTTTGTATGCTTGCTACTGCTGCTTCTCCGCAAGAGCTCAGTGCTGTTGCAGCTATCTGTGGCGGCGGCGGCGGCGGCGTTGGGGTGGCTGCTGCTTCAACGAAGGCGGCGGGAATGTTATCTCGTGGACTTCACCTGCTACAAACCGCCGGCGGAGCGCCAGGCTAACGCGGAGTTGAGTATTTACTTTTCAATAAGTACAGAGCCTACCATTCCAGAAAACCTCAAATTCCAGTGGAGAGTATTTCTGCGCTCCGGGGTGGGGGAAGAGACGTCGTTGGCGCGCTTCTTTTTCAACGACGGAATGGTGGCCACCATGGAGGAAGCGCGAGTGGAAATGGAAGAGTGCTTCATCGCAACGGCGGACGAGCTCTTTGCCAGGACAGGTGTCACGCCGCAAGACATCGATATAGTCATCGTAACGGTCTCCACCTTCACGGCGGCGCCCTCGCACGCCGCCGTTATAGCGAACCACTATAAGATGAAGGAGAGCGTGAAGACGTTTAATCTTTCCGGCATGGGCTGCAGCGCCGGCGTTTTAGCGGTGAACATGGCCAAAGATCTGTTGCTCGTAAATCCGGACTCGTACGCTCTCATCCTCTCCACCGAGAACATGACCGTCAATTCAATCTACCCCGGCAACGACAGAAGCTTCATGCTCACCAACTCGCTCTTCCGAGTTGGCGGCGCCGCCTTGCTTATCTCCAACAAACCCCAAGACGCCGGGCGAGCCGAATTGCGGCTTCTCCACTCGCTTCGGACAAATCTCGCCGCCGACGATGAGGCCTACGATTCCGTATTTATGACGGAAGACGACGACGGCGTCTACGGCCTCCGTCTTCGCCCTTCCCTATACAGCGTTGCTGCCAAGGCCGTGGCTAACAACTTAGCCACGCTCGGCCCCAAAGTCCTTCCATTGCGGGAGCAGCTCTACTACGCCTACAATTGGCTCTGCATAAAGCTTTTCAAAATTAACGTGGAGCCCTATATTCCCAACTTCAAGCTGGCGTTCCAGCATTTTTGCATCCACCCGGGCGGACGCGCCGTTATAAGTGGAATCGGGAAAAGCATGAAACTGAGTGACGACGACCTGGAGGCGTCGCGCATGGCACTGTTTCGGTTCGGCAACACGTCCTCGAGCGGCGTGTGGTACGAAATGGCGTACTTGCATGCAAAAGGGCGGCTCAAGGTGGGCGAGCGCGTGCTGCAGATTGCGTTGGGGTCGGGGTTCAAATGCAACACCGCCGTTTGGGAAGTGGTGAGAGAGAAGCATCGTTTGGAGAGAAGCTGCTGGGACGAGTGCCTTCACAGGTATCCCTGCGATACAAAGAAGAATTACACGGATGATTTCTGTGACCAGTGGTTAAGTCGTGTCACCCCTATGCAACCTACTTCCAACGTCTTGGACACCGACACTACCTGA